One window from the genome of Candidatus Eisenbacteria bacterium encodes:
- a CDS encoding efflux RND transporter periplasmic adaptor subunit, with translation MQTHRPTPPRPGNQPRRRPDAVRGAARAGSLRSLGYRECFLWISSILVLALLLLALGSGCGRSEEPRVAQAAVEATGDSAAAISAPDSASAPDSAATDSLAAPADRGGFLSRIFNRNKEKPEEEKEEAVPVELVAAETRDLPSYIGATATLEPEKQADVLAKIDGTIRKILVEEGDLVREGQILAVLDGAVQRVALEEADARARAFRGDLERAEALHRQEFTSDKDLHDARSQFEQADAQRKAAELRLSYTEIRAPFSGQIAARLVDPGRTVAVGAALFTLVDTEPLLACVYLPEAVAVRLSPGQRVMVRSDRDGGEEVEGEVVRVAPVVDSRTGTIKVTCIVRERKGSLRPGSFVRVKVETDVHEGVLVIPKRALVPEGSESYVFRAVGDSVVKIPIIAAGGNDTLVEVSGGLEPGDRVVSVGQGALKSGSKIREVKRHEEQSDSEEEAETADTTSRFDK, from the coding sequence ATGCAAACCCATAGGCCCACTCCCCCCCGGCCGGGAAACCAGCCACGCCGCCGCCCGGACGCTGTTCGTGGGGCGGCGCGAGCCGGCTCTCTCCGATCCCTCGGGTACCGGGAATGCTTCCTTTGGATTTCTTCGATTCTGGTACTCGCGCTCCTCCTTCTCGCCCTCGGGTCGGGATGCGGACGATCCGAGGAGCCCCGCGTCGCCCAGGCGGCGGTGGAAGCGACGGGAGACAGCGCGGCGGCGATTTCGGCGCCGGACTCGGCTTCGGCGCCGGACAGCGCCGCAACGGACAGCCTCGCCGCCCCCGCGGACCGGGGCGGTTTCCTCAGCCGGATCTTCAATAGGAACAAGGAGAAGCCCGAGGAGGAGAAGGAGGAGGCGGTTCCGGTCGAGCTGGTCGCGGCGGAGACGCGGGACCTCCCGTCATACATCGGCGCCACCGCGACGTTGGAGCCGGAGAAGCAGGCGGACGTTCTCGCCAAGATCGACGGGACGATCCGGAAGATCCTGGTGGAAGAGGGGGACTTGGTCCGGGAAGGGCAGATCCTCGCCGTGCTCGACGGCGCGGTCCAGCGAGTGGCGCTCGAGGAGGCGGACGCCCGGGCGCGCGCCTTCCGCGGGGACCTGGAGCGGGCCGAGGCGCTGCACCGTCAGGAGTTCACCAGCGACAAGGACCTCCACGACGCCCGCAGCCAGTTCGAACAGGCGGATGCCCAGAGAAAGGCGGCCGAATTGCGGCTCTCCTATACCGAGATCCGGGCCCCCTTCTCCGGCCAAATCGCGGCGCGCCTCGTCGATCCGGGGCGGACCGTCGCCGTCGGCGCGGCGCTCTTCACGCTCGTGGACACCGAGCCGCTCCTCGCCTGCGTCTATCTCCCCGAAGCGGTGGCGGTCCGACTCTCGCCGGGCCAGAGGGTGATGGTCCGTTCGGACAGGGACGGCGGGGAAGAGGTGGAGGGGGAAGTGGTCCGCGTCGCCCCGGTGGTGGACAGCCGCACCGGCACGATCAAGGTGACCTGCATCGTGAGGGAGCGAAAGGGCTCGCTGCGGCCCGGCTCCTTCGTTCGCGTGAAGGTGGAGACGGACGTTCACGAGGGGGTGCTCGTCATCCCCAAGAGGGCGCTCGTCCCCGAGGGATCGGAGAGCTACGTTTTCCGCGCCGTGGGCGATTCGGTCGTGAAGATCCCCATCATCGCCGCCGGCGGAAACGACACGCTGGTGGAGGTTTCCGGAGGGCTCGAACCGGGCGACCGCGTGGTGAGCGTCGGCCAGGGCGCCCTCAAGAGCGGGTCCAAGATCCGCGAAGTGAAACGGCACGAGGAACAATCCGATTCGGAGGAGGAGGCGGAGACGGCCGACACGACGAGCCGCTTCGACAAGTAA
- a CDS encoding GNAT family N-acetyltransferase gives MPPVEIRYRKCRKKDLLAATRLILSTANDLRVRTGKEVMLSRVTGPSPLIRHVFETDPDKMVCAWAGSRLVGFAGALQRGRQWYLAWLFVHPRYQDRGVGGRLLRKVWRDGPGMVHSLGTFTYNMQAVGLYSSFGMIPKELITLMEGRREKIRLPEPAGLERVLDLREEDFAWIHRLEKRIRGFARPEEWDFWRGEGGGRIVLFRRGGRRVAYGMLDERGFLAPVGAADPSDLIPAAAETARFALEEGRDGILVFCPNKNGEMYRFFLGAGFRNREMLLFQSDRSYADMSRYLPATLAFF, from the coding sequence ATGCCCCCCGTCGAAATTCGATATCGAAAGTGCCGGAAGAAGGACCTGCTCGCCGCCACCCGCCTGATCCTGTCCACCGCGAACGATCTGCGGGTCCGGACCGGTAAAGAGGTGATGCTGAGCCGCGTCACCGGGCCGTCCCCTCTCATCCGGCACGTGTTCGAAACCGATCCGGACAAGATGGTCTGCGCCTGGGCCGGCTCGCGATTGGTCGGTTTCGCCGGCGCGCTGCAGCGCGGCCGCCAGTGGTATCTGGCCTGGCTTTTCGTCCATCCCCGCTACCAGGACCGCGGCGTCGGCGGCCGGTTGCTCCGGAAGGTGTGGCGCGACGGCCCGGGCATGGTCCACTCTCTCGGCACCTTCACGTACAACATGCAGGCGGTCGGGCTCTACAGCAGCTTCGGCATGATCCCGAAGGAGCTGATCACACTGATGGAGGGTCGCCGGGAGAAGATACGCCTCCCCGAACCGGCCGGCCTGGAGAGGGTTCTCGACCTCCGAGAAGAAGACTTCGCCTGGATTCACCGCCTGGAAAAGAGGATCCGCGGCTTCGCCCGGCCGGAGGAGTGGGACTTCTGGCGCGGCGAGGGGGGCGGGCGAATCGTCCTCTTCCGGCGCGGGGGGCGCCGAGTCGCCTACGGCATGCTGGATGAAAGGGGCTTTCTCGCCCCCGTCGGCGCGGCGGATCCGTCGGACCTGATCCCGGCGGCGGCGGAGACGGCGCGTTTCGCCCTGGAAGAGGGGCGGGACGGGATTCTCGTCTTCTGCCCGAACAAAAATGGAGAGATGTACCGGTTTTTCCTCGGCGCCGGTTTTCGGAACAGGGAGATGCTCCTCTTTCAGTCCGACCGATCCTACGCCGACATGAGCCGCTACCTGCCGGCCACCCTCGCGTTCTTCTAG
- a CDS encoding PD40 domain-containing protein — translation MRHWNTLFIRLFALSVALCAFGAAAPFAEARSGYLMDPDIHGDRLVFTAEGDLWTCTSYGEQVRRITTHVGSEVFPRFSPDGKWIAFTGSYDGNTDVFVIPADGGEPRRLTWSPFIDLVVDWSPDGKSVFFISNRNTLMRTAALWSVPVAGGDPQEVPIGYVHDFSVDPLTGRYAFTRLRGGGTWKRYRGGTAPEIWVGDPERSDYRNVTGFDGIDHNPMWHGGRIWFLRDQGGTMNIWSMRPDGSELKRHTDYGKWDIRHAAMGPEGKIVFTAAGDIHLFDTAKGTDEVIPIDIPSERLRTRVRYPDPGRYVSSFALSPDGERVAVVARGEIFSIPVEKGITLPLTRGSGARERWIDFDPKGKRVLYVSDDKGEERMVSADAWGRGEEKEIAVPVESNWLFPPIYSPDGKWIAFADQTQSLRVVPADGGEAQLVDRGTIDEIREYAWSPDGRWLAYAKNHETEFSSIFIYDTKDRKTRRVTSELADDYSPSWDPDGRYLYFLSQRAVQPFQGMRDYETVTLYPSLVYAILLRPDVENPFLEMEGLPPGDEEDDKAEKDEKKKDDDEEKGGEDEAVEPVEIDFTGIEERTLELPVDPGRYYNLQATTDKVFFESWPHFDRTGEFRKGKRSAELMAFDWEEKEAEKFLGGVTHFELNPKAGKMVVAKGEGDLYVIGASSKPGDDLSDAAVSFENVHIELDPLDEWRQIYYEGWRMMRDFYWDEGMHGVDWKAVGDQYAALLPRISTREELQDLMKEVIGELCNSHTYIWGGDSGVKVPSRSNGDLGAVLVREGSAYRVQRIYRASMVDRIRSPLDEPGVNVKEGEYILAVNRLPFPADRPFEASLEELAGKKVLLTVNDRNDPKGAREIVIEPMDSGDAFRLHYHDWVRRNREYVAEKSGGKIAYVHIPDMGGWGLSEFDKWFYPQLDKEGMVVDFRWNGGGNVSQMIVSRLLRKPIMWGRSRGGGVSSYPDKLLNGPFVALTNEFAGSDGDIGPNAIQLTGAAPVIGKRSWGGVVGIRGDKPFVDGGMETQPEYAHWDRVRGWGMENRGVDPDIEVENLPQDLGRGVDAQLDRAIQEVLRLHAEHPPVKPEFGPAPDYSREAFRKELNR, via the coding sequence ATGAGACACTGGAACACCTTGTTTATTCGTCTGTTCGCGCTATCGGTCGCCCTCTGCGCCTTCGGGGCGGCCGCGCCTTTCGCGGAGGCCCGTTCCGGGTATCTGATGGACCCGGACATCCACGGCGATCGGTTGGTGTTCACCGCGGAAGGAGACCTCTGGACCTGCACATCTTATGGAGAGCAGGTGCGGAGGATCACCACCCACGTGGGATCGGAGGTCTTTCCGCGTTTCTCGCCCGACGGGAAGTGGATCGCCTTCACCGGATCCTATGACGGCAACACGGACGTGTTCGTCATCCCCGCCGACGGCGGCGAGCCGCGGCGGCTCACCTGGAGCCCCTTCATCGACCTGGTCGTCGACTGGTCTCCCGACGGCAAGAGCGTCTTCTTCATCAGCAACAGGAACACGCTGATGAGGACGGCCGCCCTCTGGTCCGTCCCCGTCGCCGGCGGCGATCCCCAAGAGGTCCCCATCGGATACGTGCATGATTTCTCCGTCGATCCGTTGACCGGGCGGTACGCATTCACGCGGCTCCGCGGCGGCGGCACCTGGAAGCGGTACCGCGGCGGCACGGCGCCCGAGATCTGGGTCGGCGATCCGGAGAGGTCGGATTACAGGAATGTGACCGGTTTCGACGGGATCGACCATAACCCGATGTGGCACGGCGGGAGGATCTGGTTCCTCCGCGACCAGGGCGGGACGATGAACATCTGGTCCATGCGTCCCGACGGGAGCGAGCTCAAGAGACACACCGATTACGGCAAATGGGATATCCGGCACGCCGCCATGGGGCCGGAGGGGAAGATCGTCTTCACCGCCGCCGGCGATATCCACCTCTTCGATACGGCGAAGGGGACCGACGAGGTGATCCCCATCGATATCCCCAGCGAGCGGCTTCGCACCCGCGTTCGCTATCCCGACCCGGGGCGCTATGTGTCCTCCTTCGCCCTTTCGCCGGACGGTGAACGGGTGGCGGTGGTCGCCCGCGGTGAAATCTTTTCCATTCCCGTCGAGAAGGGGATCACCCTTCCCCTCACCCGGGGGAGCGGCGCCCGCGAGCGTTGGATCGACTTCGATCCGAAGGGGAAGCGCGTCCTGTACGTCTCCGACGACAAGGGGGAGGAGCGCATGGTGAGCGCCGACGCCTGGGGTCGCGGAGAGGAGAAGGAGATCGCCGTTCCCGTGGAGAGCAACTGGCTCTTTCCGCCGATCTATTCGCCGGACGGGAAGTGGATCGCCTTCGCCGATCAGACCCAGAGCCTGAGGGTCGTGCCCGCCGACGGCGGTGAGGCGCAATTGGTGGACCGCGGGACGATCGACGAGATCCGCGAGTACGCCTGGAGCCCCGACGGCCGCTGGCTCGCCTACGCCAAGAACCATGAAACGGAATTCTCCTCCATCTTCATTTACGACACGAAGGATCGGAAGACCCGCCGGGTCACGAGCGAGCTGGCCGACGATTACTCCCCCTCCTGGGATCCGGACGGCCGCTATCTCTACTTCCTGAGCCAGCGGGCGGTGCAGCCCTTCCAGGGGATGCGCGATTACGAGACGGTCACCCTCTACCCGTCTCTCGTCTACGCGATCCTGCTCCGGCCGGACGTGGAGAATCCCTTCCTCGAGATGGAAGGGCTCCCCCCGGGCGACGAAGAGGATGACAAAGCGGAGAAGGACGAGAAGAAGAAGGACGACGACGAGGAGAAGGGCGGGGAGGACGAAGCCGTCGAGCCGGTGGAAATCGACTTCACCGGAATCGAGGAAAGGACCCTGGAGCTTCCCGTCGACCCGGGCCGCTACTACAACCTCCAGGCGACGACGGACAAGGTCTTCTTCGAGTCTTGGCCCCACTTCGACCGCACCGGCGAGTTCCGGAAAGGGAAGCGCTCCGCCGAGCTGATGGCCTTCGATTGGGAGGAGAAGGAGGCGGAGAAGTTCCTCGGCGGCGTCACCCACTTCGAGCTGAACCCGAAGGCGGGGAAGATGGTGGTCGCCAAGGGGGAAGGGGACCTGTACGTGATCGGCGCCTCCTCGAAGCCCGGTGACGATCTCTCCGACGCCGCCGTCTCCTTCGAGAACGTGCATATCGAGCTGGACCCGCTCGACGAGTGGCGCCAGATCTACTACGAAGGCTGGCGGATGATGCGGGACTTCTACTGGGACGAGGGAATGCACGGCGTCGATTGGAAGGCGGTGGGCGACCAGTACGCCGCGCTCCTGCCGCGGATCTCCACGCGCGAGGAACTGCAGGATCTGATGAAAGAGGTGATCGGCGAACTCTGCAACTCCCATACGTACATCTGGGGGGGCGATTCGGGCGTGAAGGTTCCGAGCCGTTCCAACGGCGACCTGGGCGCCGTGCTGGTACGCGAGGGGAGTGCCTACCGCGTGCAGCGGATCTACCGCGCCTCGATGGTCGATCGGATCCGTTCGCCCCTCGACGAGCCGGGCGTGAACGTGAAGGAGGGTGAATACATCCTCGCCGTGAATCGGCTTCCTTTCCCGGCGGATCGTCCCTTCGAGGCGAGCCTGGAGGAACTGGCCGGCAAGAAGGTGCTCCTCACCGTGAACGACCGCAACGATCCGAAAGGGGCCCGCGAGATCGTGATCGAGCCGATGGATAGCGGGGACGCTTTCCGGCTCCATTATCACGATTGGGTGCGCCGCAACCGGGAGTACGTGGCGGAGAAGTCGGGCGGAAAGATCGCCTACGTCCACATCCCGGACATGGGAGGCTGGGGACTTTCGGAATTCGACAAATGGTTCTACCCGCAGCTCGACAAGGAAGGGATGGTCGTCGATTTCCGGTGGAACGGCGGCGGCAACGTCTCGCAGATGATCGTGAGCCGCCTGCTTCGGAAACCGATCATGTGGGGCCGCTCCCGCGGCGGCGGTGTCTCGAGCTACCCGGACAAGCTGCTGAACGGTCCCTTCGTGGCGCTCACGAACGAGTTCGCCGGATCGGACGGCGACATCGGACCGAACGCGATCCAACTCACCGGCGCCGCGCCGGTGATCGGCAAGCGCTCCTGGGGCGGCGTGGTCGGCATCCGCGGCGACAAGCCTTTCGTGGACGGCGGGATGGAAACGCAGCCCGAGTACGCCCACTGGGACCGGGTCCGCGGCTGGGGGATGGAAAACCGCGGCGTCGATCCGGATATCGAGGTGGAGAACCTGCCCCAGGATCTCGGCCGCGGCGTGGACGCTCAACTCGATCGCGCGATTCAGGAGGTGCTCCGCCTGCACGCCGAGCATCCGCCGGTGAAGCCCGAGTTCGGGCCCGCCCCCGACTACAGCCGTGAAGCCTTCCGCAAGGAGCTGAACCGGTAA